CTGACGTACCCTCTCTCGCTCTCTCTGTCACACTGTGGGGTCTCTCTCCATGTCTTGTCTTATCACCCTtttcccctctctctctctctctctctggtCCATTTTACTTCACTTCTCTGTCTTTACTCCTCCAAGCCTCCAACACAGCACTACACAACACAacccttctctctctctctctctctctttatcGCTCTCTGCACCTTGGTTTTCACTTTCCCTCTGCTTTAAGAACCCACCACTGCTTCAACTTGTGCCGTTGTTTCATGGACCAGACCTCATAGCTTATCTCTCATTAGTCAGTCACACCGACCCCCAGTGAGCATTTCCTCTTCATCTTTTTAGCTTTTAACCATCTGGGCTGCTTCCTTTTTTACTTCAAGTGCTGTAGGAACCATCTGGGGTGCTATGCTACCTAGTATGAAAAAGTTCTTTGCTTTTTTCCAAAGTTTTTAGCTTGTGTTTTTATGTTGTGGTGGCTAACTGGATTCTGGAAGTGCTTTTCAAAAGGGttgtctttttaaaaaaatttggtgaTGTTTGTAAAGGTTTTGTTGGCTTGCTATGTTGTTTGCACTGTGTATGCATGTTTGAGGATTTGGTTTGTGTGGATTAGTGACCGATGAGAAAGTGCAGTGAAGCTCATTTCAGCATTTTCCTCAGTTTCTTGGTGTGCTATAATGTTAAGTCAATATTGTGTTACATGTTTTTGCTTATGTGCCCTTACTTTGGTGTTGCTTCAGATTGTTTCGTGGAGTTCCTGAATTTGTATCTGCTCGTTGATTCTTTTGCTTTCTGTTTTAATTACCATAATGTTTTAAAGTTTAGTCTTTATTTCTCTGTCCTTCAATTGATGTTCTGAACGCTCTTTGGGTCCCTCTGTCTGTCAATGAGCTTACTTAAGTTCAATGTGTGTGTGGATAATCAGCTAAAGCTGCAATTGAAGAATTGGGATATGACCACTAAACTACTCTAAATTTCTTTGTGGGGTGGGGGGGGATAGGGATTGGTTAAGCTACTAGTACAGTTTTTTTCTTGTTCATTGTTCTTGATTGTATTGTTAGAAGAGCCCATGGAAATAGTTCATGGAGAATGGCATTATAGATTCACTAACTGAAGTTCTGAAAGAATGGTATTGTTGCTGATAGTACTTAGGCTGagaaaaaattgttgttttgaAGTTCAAGGTATTGATCCTTGAGCATTTCTACTCTTATCACATGATCTCTAACAAAATATGTTGTATGCATTGTTTGTTTCTGTTAGATGCTTCAGTGCAGTTCGTTTCCATTCTTTATTTCTGACATGTATTTGGTATTGTCACGTGAACCCTTTTTTTGAGCATTTCTAGTGCTGCAATACAGGAACaagtgagagagaaaataatGCAGAGTcttgttgttttgtttcttgTCTTCTGGTagattgtatttttaaaaaaccacaactttttggtttttattaATGGCTTGATCTTTTCTATCTCTGTCTGATTTTAACTGAATTCTTCTTGCAGAtagttatttataatgtttaacAATATATTCATGGAGGATGAGCTTGTCTCTGTTTTATTTACCAGATTTGTATGTATATCTAAAGAATGATATGAATCATTGGTAATAACAAGAATTCAGTGTTGCATGTGGTTGGAAACTGTCAAAAATCTACCCTTTCCCCTACAACTTTGTTCTTAACTGGAACTGTGATGAATTAATGCTTGCTACATCTTGTGATGAATTTGGTAGAGACATCATGAAGATTTCAAGTTCCAAGCAACTTGCTGTGGGATTTGCACTTGGAAATGAAGGATAGGCAACGTTGGAGAGCTGAAGAGGATGCATTACTACGCGCATACGTCAAGCAGTATGGTCCTAGAGAATGGAATCTCGTGTCTCAGCGCATGAACACACCTCTCAATAGGGATGCAAAGTCATGCTTAGAGAGGTGGAAGAACTACCTGAAGCCTGGCATTAAGAAAGGATCTCTCACAGAGGAAGAGCAGCGTCTTGTCATCAACCTTCAAGCAACACACGGAAACAAGTGGAAGAAAATTGCAGCACAAGTTCCAGGTCGCACTGCCAAGAGGTTAGGAAAGTGGTGGGAAGTGTTCAAGGAGAAGCAGCAAAGAGAAACAAAGGGGAATAACTGCACCATTGATCCAATCAACGATAGCAAGTACGAGCATATACTTGAGAGTTTTGCTGAGAAACTAGTGAAAGAAAGGCCTTCACCATCATTTGTTATGGCTACTTCTAACAGTTCTTTTCTGCACACTGATCAACCTGCGCCTGCACAGGCCTTGCTTCCATCTTGGCTTTCAAACTCCAATGGCACTGCACCTGTGAGGCCACCCTCCCCTTCTGTGACTCTCAGTCTGTCTCCCTCGACGGTGGCGGCGCCGCCTCCGTGGATGCAACCGGTGAGAGGACCGGACAGTGGTGGTCCTCTTGTTTTGGGGAATGTGGGTCCTCATGGAGGTGTTGTAGCATTTGGTGAAAACATGGTGATGTCTGAACTGGTGGAGTGCTGCAAAGAGTTGGAAGAAGTGCATCATGCTTTGGCAGCTCACAAGAAGGAGGCGGCGTGGCGGTTGAGCAGGGTGGAGCTGCAGCTGGAGTCGGAGAAGGCTGGCCGGAGACGGGAGAAGATGGAGGAAGTTGAAGCAAAGATGAAAGCTTTGAGGGAGGAACAAGCAGCTGCATTGGATAGAATTGAAGCAGAATACAGGGAGCAGTTAGCAGGGTTGAGAAGAGATGCAGAAAGCAAGGAGCAGAAGTTGGCTGAACAATGGGCTGCAAAACACATGCGTCTCAGTAAATTTCTCGAACAGGTAGGATGCAGATCAAGGCTCTCTGAACCAAATGGGAGATAGAGTGACATCATTCACATCTGGGAAAATTTCTAGTTTACTCTTACTATTATTTATGTCTTCAATTTATATGAACTTTTATAGTCATAGTAGTTTTGTTCCTGtcattattctaaaaatttgttgttacaTATGGCTATTAATATCCCTATCTTTTCATACAACTTCAGAACTCGCACTAGCTACTGATGTATGTTTACAATCACTTTATGAATATTGACTTTCTTATCATTCCATTTTGCGTGAATAATGTTACAAGAATATTACATTTGGATGAAGTTGACAAATGCTCGAATAAACATTAATTGTAGcctattttcttctattccttTTGGCCTAAGTGGAGTTAAGTTAAATCTTCAACTGAAACTCAATTGTATTCTAAACTACAATTACTATTTGTACCTcagtttcaaataaattaaatgaatatatcTTAGAAGGTATAAGtccaagaaataaaaaataaacgaaACAAggaattatttttgtaagtaaaaataatttctcttATCATGTTTCTCGGTACTTTGtgtaatgatatatatatatttattcacaTATTCAATAGAAAGTCATTCTATGTGATACGCTATCAGTAAACATTGATCGATTACTTTTATACCTTGTTACCAGAGGCGGGGCAAGGGTGTCATGTCcctccattttattttttattttttaaattatatgtatatatattgagaattttaaaattttaaaatcataatgtattatatattgaaaattgatggaaattaaagtaggtatatatataatttttataaaacacaaatttaatattaataaagaataaaacataaatcaaatataatagaaaataaaaatatttattaaaatatatattttttaatcaaaaggtaaaattaagCCAACTAGAACATCTAGAAAGAGATACTCTTTTCTCCTAGCATCCTTAGCCCATTTATCCTTCTCTCTCCCTTAACCTCTGACCTCCCATCTCTCATGTGTTATCTCTCAacgttatattaattttgtctcTCGTTTTTAGTGTCTTTTCTTTATTGTTCAACCCCTCATCTTCTATGTATATCCCTCCATAAATGTCTTACTAGGTCAGATGTTTTACCAATCTGGGCCCCAATGGAATTGGTCCTAACATCATATAACCCAATTGACATTGTGTTTAACACCACAGAGCCCCCTTAACATCACAAAGTGTAAGATTAAAATGTTTATTAGATCGAAATCAATTATTGGCCCAATCGATATTGAACTTATTAACCCAATCGATATTAGGCCTAATACCACATAGCCCATTTAGCCTTAGCTTCATGAAACGTGAGACTAGTAGCCCTTTTGGAGACCAAAGCTCTTGTATTAAACTAAATGCTCCACTTTTATCTTTGGGGAGAATAATACTTCGCCAAAACAAAGTTTATGTATTTCGGTTGTTACGTGACTTTTGAAGAACTTTGGGTGTGCCATTTATGTTATCTCATACAAATTGTAGTAATATTGcttgttattttgatttctaTTTCATAGTAGTTTAGTGTATATCATAAAAATGTTAAGAGGTGAATACCTTATTTTGAACTAAAAAAACTCCAAAGCATTTTTAAAGTAATAGAAACTTTAGAGGTTTATTTACCCTATCGGTAATTATTTCCATTGGATTCTAAAATGCCATTTGTGTCTTTTCATACCTTAGAATTTTGATTACTCCCATCGAGATACCATTTGCTCCTTTCCATTCCTTTCAAGTGTAATTGCTTCTACCAGATTTTCAGAGTCTAGTTGTGCCTCTGTATTTCTTAGGAGTCTATTTGCTCTCATCAAATTTGATGAGATATTCTTTATTCCTTGGGAGTTTGGTTGCACCCATCAATTTTTCTTCGTTTATATTCCTTAAGATTCGAATTGCTCTCATCAGATTTGAGGagatcttttttatttcttagtcTGGTTGCTCCTATAGGATTTGTCTCATTTTTTATTCCTTAAGAGACTAATTGCTCAAATTAGATTTTAGGAGGTCTTGTTTATTCATTATGAGTTTGGTTGCtcccatcatatttttctcattctttAAGAGACTAATTGCTCTTATTGGATTTTAGGAGTCATCTTCTTTATTCCTTAGAATTTTGGTTGTTCCCATTGGATTCTTTTCCTTGCTTAAAAGACTGATTTTTCTTATCGAATTTTAAGAGATCTTCTTTATTCCTTAGGAATCTGGTTGCTCCCATAGGATTTTTATCGTTCCTTAATATACTAATTGCTCTCATGGGATTTTAGGAGTCGTCTTCTTTATTCCTCAGGAGCCTGGTTGCTCCCATCAGATTTTTATCATTCCATAAGAGACTAATTGCTCTCATAGGATTTAAGGAGTCGTCTTCTTTATTCCTTGGGAGTCTGGTTGCTCCAATCAAATTTTTCTCCTTTCTTAAAAGAGTAATTGCTatgtcattaaaataaaattttctttttgatcGTGCAATATTTGTCTTACAAATTACTTTGGTATATGCATAAGCATTTTTACTTTCTCTTTGTGTAGATAAAAATGGGCTTGCAAAATTTGGAACAGAGGTCCAAGCTCAAAGAGGTAAGATGAaagatgtaaaaataattttgaattgggAACTTGATGATATGAAGAACACCATCAGTATGATTACTGAAAAAATTTGCTCCTTACAATCAGAGCTTTCCAAGGAGATGGACTCTTTAATTAAGGAGAATGAAAAGCTTATGTCACCGGATTTTAGGAGATCTTTTTTATTCCTTAGGAGTTTGGTTGCTCCCATTGAATTTTTCTACTTTCTTAAGAGAGTAATTGttttgtcaataaaataaattatctttttgatCGTGCAATATTTGTCTTACAAATTACTTTTGCATatgcataaataattttactttctcTTTGTGTAGCTAAAGGATGGGCTTGCAAAATTTGGAATAAAGCTCCTAGCTTAAGGAGGAAAGATAAAAGatgcaaaaataattttggattGGGAACTTCATGATACGGAGAGATCAATTATGATTATTGAAAAAAGTTGCTCTTTACGATCATAGCATTTCAATGAGCTTAATTGCTTAATCGAGGAGACTAAAAATCTTATGTCAAGTAAGAttgatttctttctttatttttcttttcataaaaaataattaattcttttgtttattCACCCTAGTCGCAACATAAATCGCGATGGAACAATGACAAAAGaattaaatgttagaaaaaactGAATTTGGAGTCACCACTATAggttattttgaaaaaccacGAAAAACCCATTAAATAAGACAGGTCTACAAAAATCAGATTTTGGGTCTGTGAGTGGCTACCCGTAGGGACAATTTAACATCCTAGAACACCCGTCGTAAGACCGTTAGTACCTTTAGTTAAATATGTGAAACAAATGTGATTTTTTTCAATgctttttatttctaaaaaataagaataaaagagtgcataaaagaaacaaaaatatattttttaatttttagaccCGACAAGGATTCACGTTGTTATTGCTCCTACATATTTCgcttcaaaaatgaaaaatcagatGTGATGTAGTTCGAATTCGACAAAACAgtatgaaaatgattttgaaggattttttgttttttggaaaGTGAACCCGACAAGAATCGGTTGCTCAACAAAATAATGATACAGAGTGTAAATCGTATGAATTATGCGAAACAAAAAGTGGGGTATGTAGAGGGAGTTTACAATCCACTAAATAAAACTCATGAGGTGTCACGTGAACAAAAAACATGAGGACATGCAAAGTAAATTAATAAGTAGCCaagaaacataaacaaaaaaaaaggtatgatttcttttcttctttatttttttcataaaaaataattaatttctttgtttgttCACAACATAAATTGTGATGGGATGGTGACAAAATGATTAAATgattgaaaaacagaatttgAAGTCATCACcatattttgttatgaaaaactacgaaaaaaaatcattaaataagaCATGATCTACAAAAATTGGAGATCTTGGGTCTGTGAGTCGAAGGGTGTTACAACATTCATCCTAAGACggtatttatctttttttccaaacataagaataaaagaatgcataaaagaaacaaaaaaaattattttaatttttagactCGATAATAATTCACCTTACTCTGACGTATTTgtcttaaaaattgaaaaatcaagGCCACTTAGttcgaaataaaaaaaaactatatgaaaatggttttgaaatattttggatTTTGTAGGAAGTGAACCTGAAAAGAATTGTCTCGCAAACAAAATAGTGGTACAAAGAATAAATCATAAGGGGTGCATGAAACAAAGCGTGGGTATATGGAGTGAGCTTACAATCCACTAAATAAAACTGAGGTTAAGAAAACATGAGGATATGCAAAGGAAAATAAgttgctaataaaaaaaa
This region of Vigna unguiculata cultivar IT97K-499-35 chromosome 5, ASM411807v1, whole genome shotgun sequence genomic DNA includes:
- the LOC114183416 gene encoding transcription factor AS1-like → MKDRQRWRAEEDALLRAYVKQYGPREWNLVSQRMNTPLNRDAKSCLERWKNYLKPGIKKGSLTEEEQRLVINLQATHGNKWKKIAAQVPGRTAKRLGKWWEVFKEKQQRETKGNNCTIDPINDSKYEHILESFAEKLVKERPSPSFVMATSNSSFLHTDQPAPAQALLPSWLSNSNGTAPVRPPSPSVTLSLSPSTVAAPPPWMQPVRGPDSGGPLVLGNVGPHGGVVAFGENMVMSELVECCKELEEVHHALAAHKKEAAWRLSRVELQLESEKAGRRREKMEEVEAKMKALREEQAAALDRIEAEYREQLAGLRRDAESKEQKLAEQWAAKHMRLSKFLEQVGCRSRLSEPNGR